A region of Synechococcus sp. WH 8016 DNA encodes the following proteins:
- a CDS encoding apolipoprotein N-acyltransferase, producing MGNDRSLVLLQGLLGGLLAGVALTLSGPWWMVPALALLWAASRSSLASAIWGGVAVLVSHRWLLALHPLMWIGVPAWLSLPVAVGIWLACALLAALLLACWSGLVSRLPLRGSFIDAVLAAAVWGLVEVALSQSPVFWIGVGGSVLPADAPLAALSRWIGEGGLAALQLLLGWWLWRLLTLSRRESGWPRLLAGGVLSLLVLHGLGAWLLQNPVRLGAESDRAEFSVGLWQPAIPTREKFSAQRQRDLPKRLQAALQEADAAGADWLMAPEGTLPLHVSLMAPAPIPLMSGGFRWSRGRQHSAMVLVEAGGTTPVSSLDKHRLVPLGEWVPAWPGLSGLSAIGGLEAGEPSRLWRWGGPPAAVAICYEISNGAALARAVAEGAEWILAAANLDPYPSLLQQQYLALAQLRSLESARPLLSTANTGPTAMIRADGQIAERLAAFDPGLLLVPLQPRKGLTGYVRWGEAPLWLMVGVSSLLLVRSASRSGLRPARPRRRKTPPLDQE from the coding sequence ATGGGCAATGACCGATCCCTGGTGCTTCTGCAGGGGCTGTTGGGGGGACTGCTTGCAGGGGTTGCCCTCACCCTGTCGGGCCCTTGGTGGATGGTGCCGGCCCTGGCGCTGCTCTGGGCTGCGTCCCGCAGCTCTCTCGCCTCAGCGATCTGGGGTGGAGTGGCTGTCCTGGTGAGTCACCGCTGGTTGCTGGCGTTACACCCCCTGATGTGGATCGGTGTTCCCGCTTGGCTCAGCCTGCCGGTGGCGGTTGGGATCTGGTTGGCCTGCGCCCTGTTGGCAGCCCTGCTGCTGGCCTGTTGGAGTGGGCTTGTTAGTCGCCTGCCCTTGCGAGGCAGCTTCATCGATGCCGTCTTGGCCGCGGCTGTGTGGGGATTGGTGGAAGTAGCCCTATCGCAAAGTCCTGTGTTTTGGATCGGTGTCGGTGGCAGCGTGCTCCCGGCCGACGCCCCGTTGGCTGCCCTGAGTCGCTGGATCGGTGAGGGCGGACTGGCGGCCCTGCAACTGCTGCTCGGCTGGTGGCTGTGGCGTTTGCTGACGCTGTCCCGGCGCGAGTCGGGTTGGCCGAGACTGTTGGCCGGCGGCGTGCTGAGCCTGTTGGTTCTGCATGGGCTGGGGGCCTGGCTGCTGCAGAACCCAGTCAGGCTGGGTGCCGAATCCGATCGAGCAGAGTTCAGTGTTGGCCTATGGCAACCGGCGATTCCCACCCGCGAAAAATTTTCTGCGCAACGCCAACGGGATTTGCCCAAACGGCTTCAAGCGGCGCTTCAAGAGGCCGATGCCGCTGGTGCGGACTGGCTGATGGCACCTGAGGGCACGTTGCCACTTCATGTTTCTCTAATGGCACCGGCCCCGATTCCACTGATGAGTGGAGGGTTTCGCTGGTCGCGGGGACGTCAGCACAGCGCCATGGTTTTGGTGGAGGCTGGCGGCACCACTCCGGTGTCCTCGCTTGATAAGCATCGCTTGGTGCCATTGGGGGAGTGGGTGCCGGCCTGGCCAGGTCTCAGCGGCCTCTCTGCCATCGGTGGCCTGGAGGCGGGTGAGCCCTCCCGGCTTTGGCGCTGGGGCGGTCCACCCGCTGCTGTGGCCATCTGCTACGAGATCAGCAACGGAGCGGCCTTGGCTCGCGCCGTTGCTGAAGGGGCGGAGTGGATCCTTGCAGCAGCCAACCTGGACCCCTACCCAAGCCTCCTTCAGCAGCAGTATTTGGCTTTGGCCCAGCTGCGCAGTTTGGAATCGGCCAGACCGCTCTTGTCAACGGCGAATACAGGGCCAACGGCCATGATTCGAGCTGACGGTCAGATCGCAGAACGCCTGGCCGCGTTTGATCCAGGTCTTTTGCTGGTGCCGTTGCAACCTCGCAAGGGTTTGACGGGATACGTGCGCTGGGGAGAGGCGCCTCTGTGGTTGATGGTCGGCGTGTCGTCGCTGCTGTTGGTCAGATCGGCGAGTCGATCAGGCCTCCGCCCAGCACGACCTCGCCGTCGTAAAACACCGCCCCTTGACCAGGAGTGA
- a CDS encoding phasin family protein, producing MDTANPLQQLLLRGLGTTTLVADRLRYVTQEWVSSGRLDSTHASALVDDVLKALRGETPELEQQMGRNLERNRDHIIQDLGLASQRELDELRGRIDRLEQQLRQKEREE from the coding sequence ATGGATACCGCTAATCCCCTGCAACAGCTACTTCTTCGCGGGCTCGGCACCACTACCCTGGTTGCCGATCGGCTCCGTTACGTCACCCAGGAATGGGTCAGCAGCGGCCGCCTTGATTCAACCCATGCCTCGGCCTTAGTGGACGATGTGCTGAAGGCTTTGCGCGGCGAGACCCCAGAACTCGAACAGCAGATGGGCCGCAACCTTGAACGCAACCGCGACCACATCATTCAAGACCTCGGCTTAGCCAGTCAGCGAGAACTGGATGAGCTGCGGGGACGAATCGATCGCCTTGAGCAGCAGTTGCGCCAAAAAGAGCGCGAGGAATGA
- a CDS encoding FKBP-type peptidyl-prolyl cis-trans isomerase — MREILISTAVFVSCLMVAFISQLVSPSTVIAATPSTMASSNATNVQAAVVQAVANPMELDPDNPNPTLFAMAPDTNIADASALGGPMEAEKPQVTASGLKITDLVVGTGDVASSGQNVVVNYRGTLEDGTQFDASYDRGTPFEFPLGAGRVIKGWDEGVQGMKVGGKRKLVIPPDLGYGKRGAGRVIPPNATLIFEVELLDIKR, encoded by the coding sequence GTGCGCGAGATCTTGATCAGCACCGCTGTGTTTGTGTCCTGTCTGATGGTGGCGTTCATCAGTCAACTGGTGTCGCCCTCCACGGTGATCGCGGCAACGCCATCCACCATGGCCAGCAGCAATGCGACGAATGTCCAAGCGGCTGTCGTTCAGGCCGTGGCCAATCCGATGGAACTCGACCCCGACAACCCCAACCCCACCTTGTTTGCGATGGCTCCCGATACCAACATCGCTGATGCCTCAGCGCTCGGCGGACCGATGGAAGCCGAGAAGCCTCAAGTCACCGCCAGTGGCCTGAAAATCACCGACCTCGTTGTAGGAACTGGTGATGTGGCGAGCTCGGGACAGAACGTGGTGGTGAACTACCGCGGCACCCTCGAAGACGGCACACAATTTGATGCCAGCTACGACCGCGGCACCCCGTTTGAGTTTCCGCTGGGGGCCGGCCGGGTGATTAAGGGTTGGGATGAGGGCGTCCAAGGCATGAAAGTGGGAGGAAAGCGCAAGCTGGTCATTCCCCCTGATCTCGGCTACGGCAAGCGTGGTGCAGGTCGCGTGATTCCTCCGAACGCAACTCTGATTTTTGAAGTCGAGCTACTGGACATCAAAAGGTGA
- the sodN gene encoding superoxide dismutase, Ni — MLRSALSAIVRSLPASTVEAHCDGPCGVYDPASARVAAEAVLSMTKKLKALEAPAAGNAAALATYNNTFSRFVAIKEEEAQKTKKELLILWTDYFKPEHLATFPDLHDTFWKAAKLCSACKVHIDQGKTEELMAAVEKIHGMFWQSKGRTDAWVTAS; from the coding sequence ATGCTTCGCTCGGCTCTATCAGCGATCGTTCGCTCCTTGCCCGCCTCCACCGTTGAAGCCCACTGCGACGGACCCTGCGGCGTCTATGACCCTGCTTCAGCTCGTGTTGCCGCTGAAGCGGTGCTCTCGATGACCAAAAAGCTCAAAGCGTTGGAAGCCCCTGCTGCTGGAAATGCGGCAGCTCTTGCCACCTACAACAACACCTTCTCCCGCTTCGTTGCCATCAAGGAAGAAGAGGCACAGAAGACCAAGAAAGAACTCTTGATCCTTTGGACCGACTACTTCAAGCCTGAGCACCTGGCGACATTCCCCGACCTTCACGACACCTTCTGGAAAGCAGCAAAGCTCTGCAGCGCCTGCAAGGTGCACATCGATCAAGGCAAGACTGAGGAGTTGATGGCCGCTGTTGAGAAAATCCACGGCATGTTCTGGCAGTCCAAAGGCCGTACGGACGCTTGGGTCACCGCCTCCTGA
- the sodX gene encoding nickel-type superoxide dismutase maturation protease codes for MGHRLLRRALSFSSELQQPLAAVGLLDLLLLFCGRRRVMQVEGYSMWPTLKPKDRVIVRPLAQHAAFPAIGAIVVCLHPQQPSRQVIKRLHAVEDTQLSILGDCPDASTDSRQWGGVPKECLVGEVVALVTTASEQDR; via the coding sequence TTGGGTCACCGCCTCCTGAGACGGGCTCTGAGCTTTTCATCAGAGCTTCAACAACCCCTAGCAGCAGTTGGTCTTCTCGACCTACTGCTGCTTTTTTGTGGGCGTCGACGGGTGATGCAAGTGGAGGGATATTCGATGTGGCCAACGCTGAAGCCCAAGGACCGCGTCATCGTGCGGCCCCTCGCTCAGCACGCAGCCTTCCCCGCCATCGGTGCCATCGTCGTCTGCCTTCATCCGCAGCAGCCCTCACGCCAGGTGATCAAACGCTTGCACGCTGTGGAGGACACCCAGCTCAGCATCCTTGGTGACTGCCCAGATGCCAGCACAGACAGCCGGCAATGGGGAGGTGTTCCTAAGGAGTGCTTGGTCGGAGAAGTGGTGGCACTCGTGACCACAGCATCAGAACAAGACCGCTGA
- the trpC gene encoding indole-3-glycerol phosphate synthase TrpC, translated as MEIRRRPPNPKVQVAHLEYAVPDQDGEPRNILEKIVWEKDREIAIARERMPLEQLRRKVAELPPARDFLAALRTAAVTPAVIAEVKKASPSKGVIREDFDPVAIAKAYAAGGASCLSVLTDKAFFQGGFNVLIEVRDAVDLPLLCKDFILSPYQLYQARAAGADAALLIAAILSDQDLAYFSKVAAALGLTVLVEVHDAEELQRVLALGGFPLIGINNRDLASFETDLATTETLTAQFSAQLAEQQILLVSESGLFHRADLDRVQTAGAQAVLVGEALMRQADVEAALQALIHG; from the coding sequence ATGGAGATCCGTCGTCGTCCGCCCAATCCCAAGGTGCAAGTGGCGCATCTGGAGTACGCCGTTCCTGATCAGGACGGCGAACCCCGCAACATCCTGGAAAAAATCGTCTGGGAAAAAGATCGCGAGATCGCTATTGCCCGTGAGCGCATGCCCTTGGAGCAGTTGCGCCGCAAGGTGGCTGAATTGCCGCCAGCCCGTGATTTCCTGGCCGCTTTAAGGACTGCAGCCGTCACGCCTGCCGTGATTGCGGAGGTGAAAAAAGCCAGTCCCAGCAAAGGGGTGATTCGAGAGGATTTCGATCCAGTGGCGATTGCCAAGGCTTATGCCGCCGGTGGGGCGAGCTGTCTTTCGGTGCTCACTGATAAAGCCTTCTTTCAGGGTGGTTTCAATGTGTTGATTGAGGTGCGCGATGCCGTGGACCTTCCCCTGCTTTGTAAGGACTTCATCCTTAGCCCTTATCAGCTGTATCAGGCGCGGGCGGCGGGAGCCGATGCCGCCCTTCTGATTGCAGCGATCCTGTCCGATCAAGATCTGGCCTACTTCTCCAAGGTGGCCGCAGCCCTTGGTCTCACGGTTTTGGTGGAGGTGCATGACGCGGAAGAGTTGCAGCGGGTGCTGGCCCTAGGTGGATTCCCTTTGATTGGAATTAACAATCGGGATCTCGCCAGTTTTGAAACCGATTTGGCGACCACCGAAACGCTCACGGCCCAGTTCTCTGCGCAACTGGCGGAGCAGCAGATCCTGTTAGTGAGTGAATCTGGACTGTTCCATCGCGCTGATCTCGATCGGGTTCAAACCGCTGGAGCCCAGGCTGTTTTGGTGGGTGAAGCCCTGATGCGCCAAGCGGATGTGGAGGCAGCACTCCAAGCGCTGATCCATGGTTGA
- the lpdA gene encoding dihydrolipoyl dehydrogenase — MSDASFDFDVIVIGAGYGGFDAAKHAADHGLKVAVLESRDMGGTCVNRGCVPSKALLAASGRVRELADAEHLAGFGIHAAPVRFERKKIADHANQLVATIRANLTKTLERAGVTILRGQGRLEGPQRVGVRELSGVDRVLTARDVILATGSDPFVPPGIETDGRSVFTSDEAVNLEWLPRWIAIIGSGYIGLEFADVYTALGCEVTMIEALDRVMPTFDPDIAKIAARKLIDGRDIDARSGVLAKSIQPGSPVQIELVDMKTREPVETLEVDAVLVATGRVPSSKHLNLESVGVETNRGFIPVDDSMRVLVNGAPQAHLWAVGDVTGKLMLAHTAAAQGSVAVDNILGHPRQIDYRSIPAATFTHPEISSVGLSEADAKELAGEEGFELGTVRSYFKANSKALAELESDGLMKLLFNKTSGEVLGAHIYGLHAADLIQEIANAVSRRQSVTQLANEVHTHPTLSEVVEVAYKQAASAVGA; from the coding sequence GTGAGCGACGCCAGTTTCGACTTCGATGTGATTGTCATTGGCGCCGGATATGGCGGCTTTGATGCAGCTAAACATGCAGCCGATCATGGCCTCAAGGTGGCCGTCCTTGAATCCCGCGACATGGGAGGCACCTGCGTGAATCGTGGCTGTGTTCCCTCAAAAGCCCTGTTGGCAGCCAGTGGTCGCGTGCGCGAGCTGGCGGATGCTGAGCATCTCGCAGGGTTTGGCATCCATGCGGCTCCCGTGCGTTTTGAGCGCAAGAAGATTGCTGATCACGCCAACCAATTGGTGGCCACGATTCGGGCCAATCTCACCAAAACCTTGGAGAGGGCAGGGGTCACCATCCTTCGTGGTCAAGGTCGGCTTGAGGGACCTCAACGCGTTGGGGTGCGTGAGCTCAGCGGGGTGGACCGGGTCTTAACGGCACGGGATGTGATCTTGGCTACGGGCTCGGATCCGTTTGTCCCCCCGGGCATCGAAACGGATGGGCGCAGCGTGTTCACCAGCGACGAGGCGGTCAATCTGGAATGGCTGCCGCGTTGGATTGCCATTATTGGTAGTGGCTATATCGGACTGGAATTTGCCGATGTCTACACAGCTTTGGGCTGTGAAGTCACGATGATCGAGGCCTTGGATCGGGTGATGCCCACCTTTGATCCTGATATCGCCAAGATTGCAGCCCGCAAATTGATCGATGGCCGCGATATTGATGCGCGCTCTGGGGTTTTGGCGAAATCAATTCAACCCGGATCCCCCGTGCAAATTGAGCTGGTTGATATGAAAACCAGAGAGCCGGTTGAGACCTTGGAAGTGGATGCGGTGCTCGTGGCGACAGGGCGTGTGCCCAGCAGCAAGCATCTCAATCTCGAATCCGTGGGAGTGGAGACCAATCGGGGGTTTATTCCCGTGGACGACAGCATGCGCGTGTTGGTGAATGGTGCTCCGCAGGCCCACCTCTGGGCCGTTGGTGATGTCACCGGCAAGTTGATGCTCGCTCACACGGCCGCTGCACAAGGCTCGGTGGCTGTCGACAACATTCTTGGGCATCCCAGACAAATCGATTACCGCAGCATCCCGGCCGCGACCTTCACGCACCCTGAGATCAGTTCTGTGGGCTTATCGGAAGCCGATGCCAAGGAGCTTGCAGGAGAGGAAGGCTTTGAGCTGGGCACGGTTCGCAGCTATTTCAAAGCCAATTCCAAAGCGCTTGCCGAATTGGAAAGTGATGGCCTGATGAAGTTGCTGTTCAACAAAACCAGCGGGGAGGTCCTGGGGGCGCATATCTACGGTTTGCATGCCGCTGATTTGATCCAGGAGATTGCGAATGCGGTGTCCCGCCGTCAAAGCGTGACCCAACTCGCCAATGAGGTGCACACGCATCCAACGCTGAGTGAAGTGGTGGAAGTGGCCTACAAGCAGGCGGCTTCAGCGGTGGGGGCCTGA
- a CDS encoding RNA methyltransferase, translated as MSFDDQSEELITSRRNPLVRRLRSLSSRSGREEHGVVLLEGTHQIQELRTHVWPDSVDLDVVATPVWLNTHAGLIRSLPGSVRVQRISAEALQAGLTTVQPDGVACLLPLSCLPSAVAAPEFVLALDRIQDPGNLGTLLRTARAADIQQVWCASGADPLAPKVVRSSAGAILSLPVERFGPDPTEGVVQLAERLRQARDAGLQIVATLVPDAAADRRVQPYWELDWTLPTVLLLGNEGAGLDPLLQDCCSAGVTLPHSAAVESLNVAAAAVPLLLERRRARMTPSTQKIG; from the coding sequence GTGTCTTTTGACGATCAGTCAGAGGAGCTGATCACAAGTCGCCGCAATCCTTTGGTGCGACGACTTCGTTCGTTGTCCTCCCGTTCAGGGCGAGAGGAACATGGTGTTGTCTTGCTGGAGGGAACGCATCAAATACAAGAACTTCGGACCCATGTTTGGCCGGATTCTGTTGACCTTGATGTTGTGGCCACTCCCGTTTGGTTGAACACTCATGCCGGCTTGATTCGCTCTTTGCCTGGATCTGTGCGTGTGCAGCGGATCAGTGCTGAAGCCCTGCAAGCGGGCTTAACAACGGTTCAGCCCGATGGTGTGGCCTGTTTGCTGCCGTTGTCTTGCTTGCCTTCAGCAGTAGCCGCTCCCGAGTTTGTGCTGGCGCTGGATCGCATTCAGGATCCAGGCAACCTCGGAACCCTGCTGCGCACTGCACGGGCCGCCGACATCCAGCAGGTTTGGTGTGCCTCCGGTGCTGATCCTTTGGCCCCAAAGGTGGTGCGATCCTCGGCTGGTGCAATCTTGAGCTTGCCGGTCGAGCGCTTTGGCCCTGATCCGACGGAAGGCGTCGTTCAACTCGCGGAACGACTGAGGCAAGCGCGCGATGCAGGACTTCAAATCGTGGCCACTTTGGTGCCAGATGCGGCGGCAGACCGACGCGTTCAGCCCTACTGGGAGCTGGACTGGACGCTGCCCACGGTGCTCCTGCTCGGCAACGAAGGAGCCGGTCTGGACCCGTTGTTACAGGACTGCTGCTCCGCTGGTGTGACCCTGCCCCACAGCGCCGCTGTGGAATCTCTCAATGTGGCGGCTGCTGCGGTCCCTCTGCTTTTGGAGAGGCGACGGGCGAGAATGACGCCTTCAACGCAGAAGATCGGGTGA
- the murA gene encoding UDP-N-acetylglucosamine 1-carboxyvinyltransferase, with the protein MKAAALASQDILKPHLVIDGGEKLGGELRVSGAKNSALVLMTASLLTEEPLTLRNVPPLTDIGGMTDILSSLGVNVQRSGEVVHLHANQITGAEPPYELVNGLRASFFAIGPLLARMGNARVPLPGGCRIGARPVVEHVRGLKALGAVVNVEHGIIAASIPGVEQRLKGAEIVLDCPSVGATETILMAAALAKGTSVISNAAQEPEVQDLANLLIAMGAKISGAGGPTITVEGVDQLHGCEYTVIPDRIEAGTFLLAAAITRSKLRVAPVIPDHLSAVLQKLRDCGCKLDIDDEGITITPGDIRGIDITTQPFPGFPTDLQAPFMALLATAQGTSVITEKIYENRMQHVAELQRMGASIRVQSNTAVVEGVSTLSGAPVNGTDLRASAAMVLAALVAKGTSQVSGLEHLDRGYADIEAKLGRAGAKLTRRS; encoded by the coding sequence ATGAAGGCAGCGGCTCTTGCGTCTCAAGACATTCTCAAGCCGCACCTCGTGATCGACGGTGGAGAAAAGTTGGGTGGAGAGCTCCGCGTCAGCGGTGCGAAAAATTCAGCTCTCGTGCTGATGACAGCTTCACTCCTCACCGAAGAGCCCCTCACCCTCCGCAACGTTCCACCGCTCACCGATATCGGCGGGATGACGGACATTCTCTCTTCTTTGGGCGTGAACGTTCAACGGAGCGGAGAGGTGGTGCATCTTCATGCCAATCAGATAACAGGAGCAGAGCCTCCCTACGAATTGGTGAACGGCCTGCGCGCCAGCTTTTTTGCGATCGGCCCACTGCTCGCCCGCATGGGAAACGCGCGAGTGCCCTTGCCAGGGGGATGCCGCATTGGTGCTCGTCCGGTTGTGGAGCACGTCCGTGGGTTGAAGGCCCTAGGTGCCGTGGTGAACGTGGAGCACGGCATCATTGCCGCCTCGATCCCAGGCGTGGAACAACGCCTCAAAGGGGCTGAGATTGTTTTGGATTGCCCCAGCGTGGGCGCAACAGAAACGATTTTGATGGCCGCAGCCTTGGCGAAAGGCACGAGCGTGATTTCCAATGCCGCTCAAGAACCAGAGGTTCAGGATCTCGCCAACTTGCTGATTGCCATGGGGGCCAAGATCAGCGGAGCCGGCGGACCCACCATCACCGTGGAAGGTGTGGATCAACTCCACGGTTGCGAATACACGGTGATTCCCGACCGCATTGAGGCCGGAACCTTCCTGCTCGCTGCTGCCATCACCCGCTCAAAACTGAGAGTGGCTCCTGTCATCCCCGACCATCTCAGTGCCGTTCTGCAAAAGCTGCGCGACTGCGGCTGCAAACTCGACATCGATGACGAAGGGATCACGATCACACCCGGCGACATCCGGGGCATCGACATCACCACCCAACCGTTCCCTGGTTTTCCCACCGATCTACAAGCACCGTTCATGGCCTTACTGGCCACAGCACAGGGAACCAGTGTGATTACGGAGAAGATCTATGAGAACCGTATGCAGCACGTCGCAGAGCTGCAGCGCATGGGTGCCTCCATCAGGGTTCAAAGCAACACTGCCGTGGTGGAAGGGGTCTCAACTCTCAGCGGCGCTCCAGTGAATGGAACCGATCTCAGAGCTTCAGCCGCCATGGTGTTGGCAGCGCTCGTGGCGAAGGGGACGTCTCAAGTGAGCGGACTTGAGCACCTCGACCGTGGGTATGCCGATATCGAAGCCAAGCTGGGCCGGGCTGGAGCCAAATTGACCAGGCGCTCATAG
- a CDS encoding aspartate aminotransferase family protein, with protein MVRTPPQTTGITEPLPTAVMGTYNRYPLTLVRGKGCWVSDHKGDRYLDAVAGIATCTLGHSNRAMRRALKDQLSRLQHVSNLYQIPEQEELARWLVNNSCADSVFFCNSGAEANEAAIKLARKHGHQRRGIERPVILTAAASFHGRTLAAVSATGQPRYHVGFEPMVEGFETFTYNDIQSFEQLLNRLEAHGPRVCAVLIEPLQGEGGVNPGDPDVFRAIRRHCDERNILLIFDEVQVGMGRSGRLWGYEQLNVQPDVITLAKGLGGGHAIGALLTSQHADLFAPGDHASTFGGNPFACRAGLTVARELERRQLLRNVSERGEQLSAGLHQLIQRFPQQLQDARGWGLLQGLVLREDCDLTAADVVKAALAQKLLLVPAGAKVVRMVPPLVIDRREVNALLSRLERTLELLNA; from the coding sequence ATGGTAAGAACTCCCCCCCAAACCACTGGCATCACTGAGCCGCTTCCCACTGCCGTGATGGGGACCTACAACCGCTACCCGCTCACCCTGGTGCGTGGGAAAGGCTGTTGGGTAAGTGACCACAAAGGCGATCGCTACCTCGATGCCGTCGCTGGAATTGCCACCTGCACCCTCGGCCATAGCAACCGCGCCATGCGCCGGGCATTGAAGGATCAGCTCAGCCGCCTGCAGCACGTCTCCAATCTCTATCAGATTCCTGAGCAGGAAGAGCTAGCCCGCTGGCTTGTGAACAACAGCTGCGCCGACAGTGTGTTCTTCTGCAATTCCGGGGCGGAAGCCAATGAAGCCGCCATCAAATTGGCACGCAAACATGGCCATCAACGGCGGGGGATCGAGCGGCCCGTCATCCTCACGGCGGCAGCAAGCTTCCATGGCCGCACGTTGGCAGCGGTAAGCGCCACTGGACAACCTCGCTACCACGTGGGGTTTGAGCCGATGGTGGAGGGTTTTGAGACCTTCACCTACAACGACATCCAGAGCTTTGAACAGCTTCTAAACCGCCTGGAGGCCCATGGCCCACGGGTTTGCGCTGTGCTGATCGAACCGCTCCAAGGCGAGGGCGGTGTGAATCCTGGCGATCCCGATGTCTTCCGTGCGATTCGTCGCCACTGCGATGAACGCAACATCCTGTTGATCTTTGACGAAGTTCAAGTGGGAATGGGTCGTAGCGGCCGGCTCTGGGGCTACGAGCAACTGAATGTCCAACCCGATGTGATCACCTTGGCGAAGGGGCTCGGGGGTGGCCATGCGATCGGGGCCCTGCTGACCAGCCAACACGCCGACCTGTTCGCACCTGGAGATCACGCCAGCACGTTTGGAGGCAACCCCTTTGCTTGTCGCGCTGGCCTCACCGTCGCCCGCGAATTGGAACGGAGGCAGCTGCTGCGCAACGTGTCAGAACGGGGCGAGCAATTAAGCGCCGGACTCCACCAGCTCATTCAACGCTTTCCTCAGCAACTCCAGGACGCCCGAGGGTGGGGCTTGCTGCAGGGTTTGGTCCTTCGAGAAGACTGCGATCTCACTGCTGCTGACGTAGTCAAAGCAGCGTTAGCTCAAAAACTGTTGCTCGTTCCAGCTGGAGCGAAAGTGGTGCGGATGGTTCCTCCCCTCGTGATCGATCGCCGGGAGGTGAACGCGCTGCTCTCCCGCCTGGAACGCACGCTGGAACTGTTGAACGCGTGA
- a CDS encoding folylpolyglutamate synthase/dihydrofolate synthase family protein — MTRSKADLKADPNTDPIDELADLISPFEQRGMDLSLERMQRAVADLATPCADVPAVQVVGTNGKGSIACMIHSGLTAAGLNSGLTTSPHLISWCERICINKQPIELPQLRQRLKQLQALARQHNLTPFEQLITAALVHFEANALDWLVLEAGLGGRLDATTAHPNRPLIAIGSIGMDHCEHLGHSLTAISSEKAAVIGPGAHVVSAPQHEAVAQVLEARSQEMGATLEWVEPLSEEWELGLAGHLQRRNGAVARAALRRMNVLGSSISEEQIRRGLAQARWPGRLQTLQWKHHSVRVDGAHNPDAAQQLALERGGWSPPGQQIWILGIQRHKQAPEMLNLLLEPDDEAWIVPVPGHVSWTTDTLSEICPRHAQQLRSASSVEDVLISLSKKTADRPMPTPVIAGSLYLIGALLAEGVLKEP; from the coding sequence GTGACCCGCTCCAAGGCTGATCTCAAAGCTGATCCCAACACTGATCCCATCGATGAGTTAGCGGACCTGATCTCCCCCTTTGAGCAGCGGGGCATGGATCTATCCCTTGAGCGAATGCAGAGGGCAGTTGCTGATCTAGCCACCCCCTGCGCTGATGTTCCCGCCGTTCAGGTGGTGGGCACCAATGGCAAAGGCTCAATCGCCTGCATGATTCACAGCGGCCTAACAGCAGCAGGTCTGAACTCTGGCCTCACCACCTCTCCCCATCTGATCAGTTGGTGTGAACGGATTTGCATCAACAAGCAGCCGATTGAACTCCCCCAACTGCGCCAACGTTTAAAACAACTCCAAGCGTTGGCGCGGCAGCACAACCTGACCCCGTTCGAGCAGCTGATCACTGCGGCCTTGGTCCACTTTGAAGCCAACGCCCTCGATTGGCTCGTCCTGGAAGCAGGTCTTGGAGGGCGGCTGGATGCCACAACGGCCCATCCCAATCGACCTCTGATCGCCATTGGCTCGATCGGCATGGATCACTGCGAGCATCTCGGACACTCCTTAACGGCAATCAGCAGCGAAAAAGCAGCGGTGATCGGTCCTGGGGCCCACGTGGTCAGTGCCCCTCAACACGAGGCGGTCGCCCAGGTCTTGGAGGCACGCAGCCAAGAGATGGGCGCAACCCTGGAGTGGGTGGAGCCCCTCTCCGAGGAGTGGGAACTGGGGCTGGCTGGACACCTGCAACGGCGAAACGGAGCCGTGGCCCGCGCAGCGCTGCGACGCATGAATGTGCTTGGCAGCTCAATTTCAGAGGAGCAGATCCGGCGGGGGCTGGCCCAAGCCCGTTGGCCTGGTCGGCTTCAAACGCTGCAGTGGAAGCACCACTCCGTGCGTGTGGATGGGGCCCACAACCCCGATGCCGCTCAGCAGCTCGCGCTCGAGCGCGGTGGCTGGAGCCCGCCAGGGCAGCAGATCTGGATTCTTGGCATTCAACGCCACAAGCAAGCTCCAGAGATGCTCAACCTGTTGTTGGAACCAGACGATGAAGCCTGGATCGTGCCGGTGCCAGGGCATGTGAGCTGGACAACCGACACATTGAGCGAGATCTGCCCAAGGCATGCGCAGCAACTAAGGAGCGCCTCAAGCGTGGAGGACGTGCTCATCAGCCTGTCGAAGAAGACTGCAGACAGGCCGATGCCAACGCCTGTGATTGCAGGCTCCTTGTATTTGATTGGCGCGTTGTTGGCGGAAGGGGTGCTGAAAGAGCCCTAG